In a genomic window of Aggregatimonas sangjinii:
- a CDS encoding DUF1080 domain-containing protein, which produces MNKIVLFLVLGLLSVSCKSDKKNSKKETVAEKGEMNTATDDWVFLFDGSSTKGWRAYNGDSLPPQWVIVDGVLTFDTERKLESERKGGNDIIYAAEAFDNFELYWEWKIPEGGNSGLLYHIQEGDWSPPEVSPEYQMLDDLKWEVINNATLEDWQKTGADYAMYAPDKSQKIVKPAGAWNSSRIKFTPEEVEHWLNGKKIVSFVPWTTDWEKRKADGKWKDFPMYGTFKKGYIGFQDHDSPLWLRNVKIRKL; this is translated from the coding sequence ATGAATAAAATTGTTTTGTTTTTAGTACTAGGGCTGTTGTCGGTCTCCTGTAAATCCGACAAAAAAAATAGCAAGAAAGAAACCGTCGCAGAAAAAGGGGAGATGAATACCGCTACGGATGATTGGGTTTTTCTTTTTGATGGATCGAGCACCAAAGGTTGGCGGGCTTATAATGGTGATTCTTTACCGCCACAATGGGTTATCGTGGACGGGGTTCTGACGTTCGACACCGAACGAAAACTGGAATCGGAACGAAAGGGGGGCAACGACATTATATATGCCGCCGAAGCGTTCGATAATTTTGAATTGTATTGGGAATGGAAAATTCCCGAAGGCGGGAACAGCGGGTTGTTGTACCACATTCAGGAGGGCGATTGGAGTCCACCAGAAGTGTCTCCAGAATACCAGATGTTGGATGATTTAAAATGGGAAGTAATCAACAACGCCACCCTGGAGGATTGGCAAAAAACAGGTGCCGATTATGCGATGTACGCACCGGACAAAAGTCAAAAAATAGTCAAGCCCGCTGGAGCGTGGAACAGCTCAAGAATCAAATTCACCCCGGAAGAGGTCGAACATTGGCTAAATGGTAAAAAAATCGTTTCCTTCGTGCCATGGACAACGGATTGGGAAAAGCGAAAGGCCGACGGGAAGTGGAAAGATTTTCCGATGTACGGAACTTTTAAAAAGGGCTATATCGGATTTCAAGATCATGATAGTCCGTTGTGGCTCAGAAATGTCAAAATAAGAAAGCTATAA
- a CDS encoding VOC family protein: MKLGAFSVSLAVKDLKVSKAFYENLGFTQFAGEMERNYLIMKNEHTIIGLFEGMFEGNILTFNPGWNQNAEPLDDFDDVRDIQKHLKSTAIKLEREADENSTGPSSCVITDPDGNVIMFDQHV; this comes from the coding sequence ATGAAACTAGGAGCATTTTCTGTGAGTCTTGCGGTCAAGGACCTTAAAGTCTCTAAAGCATTCTACGAAAATTTGGGTTTTACCCAATTTGCCGGGGAAATGGAAAGGAACTATCTCATCATGAAAAATGAGCATACGATAATCGGACTGTTTGAAGGGATGTTCGAAGGCAACATACTCACCTTTAATCCCGGGTGGAATCAAAACGCCGAGCCCCTTGATGATTTTGATGACGTTCGGGACATTCAAAAACATTTGAAATCCACAGCGATCAAGTTAGAGCGTGAGGCCGATGAAAATTCCACCGGACCTTCAAGTTGTGTGATTACCGATCCCGATGGAAACGTAATCATGTTCGATCAGCACGTATAA
- a CDS encoding alpha/beta hydrolase-fold protein: MKKLSSLLAIVIFSIMVSHAQDKQPDFAINVSFSQDASADAKDGRLLLMLSNNDEKEPRFQINDGLQTQLIFGMNVDGMAAGEDKTFDDTIFGFPYPSLAEVPPGEYNVQALLHVYETFDLASGQTVKLPMDNGEGQQWRSSPGNLYSKPFKITVSENGISNVNVVMNQVIPPIAEAKDTEWIKHIKIKSEKLTGFWGRDMYLGAHVLLPKGFDEHPEAKYPLMIFHGHFPDDFGGFRTTPPDPDLKPEYSARFDLEGYNIIQQQEAYEFYKRWNEPDFPRMLIIEIQHPTPYYDDSYAVNSASQGPYGDAITHELIPYIEKEFRGIGEGWSRFLYGGSTGGWEALAVQVKYPEQYNGCFAACPDPIDFRAYCLTNIYEDKNAYYYESDHKTLEVPAHRNYLGQIQSTLREGNHLELVLGDKSRSGQQWDIWEATYSPQGADGYPMRIWDKMSGEIDHKVADYWKENYDLRYILERDWDKLGENLKGKIHIYCGDMDNYYLNNAVYLMEDFLESTTNPYYEGEVLYGDRAEHCWNGDPEQPNAISRLRYNSMYVPKIMKRIAESAPEGADITSWRYE; this comes from the coding sequence ATGAAAAAACTGTCTTCCCTTTTAGCCATCGTCATTTTTTCCATTATGGTATCTCATGCGCAAGACAAGCAACCCGATTTTGCCATCAATGTTTCCTTTTCTCAGGATGCAAGCGCCGATGCCAAAGATGGACGGTTGCTCTTAATGCTTTCCAATAATGACGAAAAAGAGCCTCGTTTTCAAATTAACGACGGACTTCAAACCCAATTGATTTTCGGGATGAACGTCGATGGCATGGCGGCTGGCGAAGACAAGACCTTTGATGACACTATTTTTGGTTTTCCCTACCCCAGCTTGGCGGAGGTACCTCCTGGGGAATATAACGTACAGGCCTTATTACATGTGTATGAAACCTTTGATCTAGCTAGTGGGCAAACCGTAAAATTACCGATGGATAACGGCGAAGGGCAGCAATGGAGAAGTTCTCCAGGAAATCTTTATAGCAAACCCTTTAAGATTACCGTTTCCGAGAATGGCATTTCCAATGTGAATGTGGTCATGAACCAAGTCATTCCACCTATTGCCGAAGCCAAGGATACCGAATGGATCAAGCACATTAAAATCAAGTCGGAAAAACTCACTGGATTTTGGGGTAGGGATATGTACCTGGGTGCCCATGTCTTGTTGCCGAAGGGATTTGATGAACATCCCGAAGCAAAATATCCCCTGATGATTTTCCACGGGCATTTTCCGGATGATTTTGGGGGCTTCCGTACCACTCCGCCAGACCCCGATCTAAAACCCGAATACTCGGCACGCTTTGATTTAGAGGGGTACAATATCATTCAACAGCAGGAGGCGTACGAATTTTATAAACGTTGGAACGAACCTGATTTTCCGCGTATGCTGATTATCGAAATACAGCATCCAACTCCGTACTACGATGATTCCTACGCCGTGAATTCGGCCAGTCAAGGTCCGTATGGAGACGCGATTACGCATGAATTGATTCCGTATATCGAAAAGGAATTCCGTGGTATCGGTGAAGGGTGGTCCCGATTTTTATACGGTGGTTCCACTGGAGGCTGGGAGGCGTTGGCCGTTCAGGTAAAATACCCCGAGCAGTATAACGGCTGTTTTGCAGCCTGTCCCGATCCCATAGATTTTAGGGCGTATTGCTTAACGAATATTTATGAGGATAAGAATGCCTATTATTACGAAAGCGATCACAAAACGCTTGAGGTGCCGGCGCATCGTAATTACCTGGGTCAGATACAATCTACCCTAAGGGAAGGCAATCATTTGGAATTGGTGCTGGGAGATAAGTCGCGGTCCGGCCAACAGTGGGATATTTGGGAGGCTACCTATTCGCCGCAAGGAGCTGATGGTTATCCAATGCGGATTTGGGATAAGATGAGCGGTGAAATAGATCATAAGGTGGCGGATTATTGGAAGGAGAACTACGATTTACGGTATATTCTTGAACGCGATTGGGACAAGTTGGGTGAAAATCTAAAAGGAAAAATTCATATCTATTGTGGGGATATGGATAACTATTACTTGAACAATGCGGTGTACTTGATGGAAGATTTTTTGGAAAGTACCACCAATCCGTATTACGAGGGCGAGGTCTTATACGGCGACCGCGCCGAGCATTGTTGGAACGGGGATCCCGAACAACCGAATGCGATAAGCCGTTTGCGCTATAACAGCATGTATGTGCCAAAAATCATGAAACGCATTGCGGAAAGCGCTCCCGAGGGAGCCGATATAACGAGCTGGCGCTACGAATAG
- a CDS encoding MFS transporter yields the protein MSGKNQLSFVEPSKSPFFYGYVVLLVGSIGVYCSIPGQTIGVSVFTDPVKDALGLSRNEFSNAYMIGTICSALVIGRAGIWFDRYGARWVAFFAAITLSFALLLCSVSVQMSESIKKLLGLDTWLIPFVVMTLLFFLLRFSGQGVLTMASRNMIMIWFDKNRGKVNAISSVAISFGFSSAPLWLNALIEDYSWEFAWQALACGLLVFALLVLQFYKNRPEDHGLVPDGILKKKDVETEIIPIANQYTLKEAQRTRAFWMYGLILAFNSFFITGLTFHVVSVFASEGFPKEDAISIFLPASVVAVTISMVFNFLSDYLQLKLYLYLMIFGGLMASVGFLFLSSAVGVPFLIGGFGIMSGFFAVLNAIVWPRFYGRTHLGAITGKIMSFLILASALAPPIFSFCLSTFGSYRLLGYLGLAFLLFLSLASVRATNPQ from the coding sequence ATGTCCGGTAAAAACCAACTATCCTTCGTCGAGCCTTCCAAAAGTCCATTCTTTTATGGCTATGTTGTACTTCTTGTAGGAAGTATAGGCGTGTATTGTAGCATTCCCGGTCAGACCATCGGTGTTTCCGTATTTACCGATCCCGTCAAGGATGCCCTGGGCCTTTCCCGAAATGAATTCAGCAATGCCTATATGATCGGGACTATCTGTAGTGCCTTGGTCATTGGGAGAGCCGGTATTTGGTTCGATAGATACGGAGCACGTTGGGTCGCTTTTTTCGCCGCAATTACATTGTCTTTCGCGCTCCTACTTTGTTCGGTATCGGTGCAAATGAGTGAATCGATAAAAAAGCTACTCGGTCTCGATACCTGGTTGATTCCTTTTGTAGTGATGACCTTGCTGTTTTTCCTATTGCGATTTTCGGGACAAGGAGTATTGACCATGGCCTCTCGAAATATGATCATGATATGGTTCGATAAGAATAGGGGAAAGGTGAACGCGATTAGTAGTGTTGCCATTTCATTCGGATTTTCTTCAGCACCTTTATGGTTGAACGCACTTATTGAAGACTATAGCTGGGAGTTTGCATGGCAGGCGTTGGCCTGTGGGCTATTGGTATTCGCGCTTTTGGTATTGCAATTTTATAAAAATAGGCCGGAAGACCATGGTTTGGTACCTGATGGCATATTAAAAAAGAAGGATGTGGAAACTGAGATCATTCCCATAGCGAATCAATATACCTTAAAAGAAGCGCAACGAACAAGGGCTTTTTGGATGTATGGCCTCATTTTGGCATTCAATAGTTTTTTCATCACGGGGCTTACCTTTCATGTCGTTTCCGTTTTTGCGAGCGAAGGGTTCCCAAAGGAGGATGCCATTTCGATTTTCTTGCCGGCCTCGGTCGTCGCGGTCACGATTTCGATGGTTTTTAATTTCTTGAGCGACTACCTGCAGCTCAAATTGTACCTATACCTTATGATTTTTGGAGGACTGATGGCCTCCGTGGGTTTTTTATTTCTTTCTTCCGCTGTTGGCGTTCCTTTTCTAATCGGGGGTTTCGGAATCATGAGCGGTTTCTTCGCGGTATTGAATGCCATCGTCTGGCCGCGATTTTATGGGCGCACGCATTTGGGCGCCATAACCGGCAAGATCATGTCTTTTCTTATTTTGGCCAGTGCGTTAGCCCCGCCGATTTTTAGTTTTTGCCTATCCACATTTGGGTCGTATCGTCTTTTGGGGTATCTCGGTCTGGCCTTCTTGCTTTTCCTGTCTCTGGCTTCCGTACGCGCAACCAATCCGCAATAA
- a CDS encoding bifunctional 5,10-methylenetetrahydrofolate dehydrogenase/5,10-methenyltetrahydrofolate cyclohydrolase, which translates to MEILDGKKVSNDIKEEIAAEVAKMKERGEKVPHLAAVLVGNDGASLTYVGSKVRSCKRVGFESTLVQMPNTTSELELLKKIEELNNDDDIDGFIVQLPLPKQIDTQKVIMAVHPDKDVDGFHPTNFGKMALDMSTFIPATPFGILELIERYGVETQGKHTVVIGRSHIVGRPMSILMGRKGFPGNSTVTLTHSRTKNITQIISQADIVISALGKPKFLKAEMVKDDAVVIDVGITRVPDDSKEKGYYITGDVDFENVKKKASYITPVPGGVGPMTIAMLLKNTLLARERHRSRG; encoded by the coding sequence ATGGAAATACTAGATGGCAAGAAAGTTTCGAACGATATCAAAGAAGAGATAGCCGCTGAGGTAGCGAAGATGAAAGAGCGGGGGGAGAAAGTCCCTCACTTGGCCGCTGTTCTCGTGGGTAACGATGGGGCCAGCTTGACCTATGTAGGCAGTAAGGTGCGCTCCTGCAAACGGGTCGGCTTTGAATCTACCTTGGTGCAGATGCCCAACACCACCTCTGAATTGGAGTTGTTGAAAAAAATCGAGGAGCTCAACAACGACGATGATATTGACGGTTTTATCGTACAGTTGCCCCTGCCCAAACAAATCGATACCCAAAAAGTAATCATGGCCGTACATCCCGATAAGGATGTAGACGGTTTTCACCCAACGAACTTCGGGAAGATGGCTCTGGACATGAGCACCTTTATCCCGGCCACGCCTTTCGGTATTTTAGAATTGATCGAACGGTATGGGGTAGAAACACAGGGCAAGCATACCGTGGTTATCGGTAGGAGCCATATCGTAGGGCGACCGATGAGCATTCTCATGGGGAGAAAAGGCTTTCCCGGTAATTCTACGGTAACGTTGACCCACAGTCGTACCAAGAACATCACCCAAATCATTTCCCAGGCCGATATCGTGATTTCAGCCTTGGGCAAACCAAAATTCCTTAAGGCCGAAATGGTAAAAGACGATGCCGTGGTCATTGATGTTGGCATAACACGCGTCCCTGATGATTCAAAAGAAAAAGGGTACTATATTACTGGTGATGTCGATTTTGAAAATGTAAAGAAAAAGGCTTCGTATATCACACCGGTCCCCGGTGGCGTTGGCCCGATGACCATTGCCATGCTCTTGAAAAATACGCTCTTGGCACGGGAGCGACACCGAAGTAGGGGATAG
- the ffh gene encoding signal recognition particle protein, which produces MFDNLSEKLDKALHVLKGHGQITEINVAETTKEVRRALLDADVNFKIAKEFTNKVKEKALGQNVLTTLQPGQLMVKIVKDELTELMGGEQEGINLSGNPSVILMSGLQGSGKTTFSGKLANFLKTKKSKNPLLVGCDVYRPAAIDQLHVVGDQIGVEVYSDKGNSDPIAIAKAGVAHAKANGKNVVIIDTAGRLAVDEKMMDEISNIHKAINPEETLFVVDAMTGQDAVNTAKAFNDILNFDGVILTKLDGDTRGGAAISIKSVVDKPIKFIGTGEKMEAIDVFYPARMAERILGMGDVISLVERAQEQFDEEEARKIQKKIAKNKFGFDDFLSQIQQIKKMGNIKDLMGMIPGAGKALKGLDIDDDAFKHIEAIIHSMTPDERSTPSKLNASRKKRIAKGSGRDVQEVNQLLKQFDQMSKMMKMMQGGGGKKMMQMMGGMKGMR; this is translated from the coding sequence ATGTTCGATAATTTAAGCGAAAAACTGGATAAAGCCCTGCACGTACTGAAGGGGCACGGGCAAATAACCGAAATCAATGTAGCCGAAACGACTAAGGAAGTCCGTAGGGCTTTGTTGGATGCCGATGTCAATTTCAAGATTGCCAAGGAATTTACGAATAAGGTAAAGGAAAAGGCACTGGGGCAAAACGTACTTACGACATTACAGCCCGGCCAATTAATGGTCAAGATCGTTAAGGATGAACTTACCGAATTGATGGGCGGTGAGCAAGAGGGCATTAATCTTTCCGGCAACCCTTCGGTCATTCTAATGTCCGGTCTTCAGGGTTCGGGTAAGACCACTTTTTCGGGTAAGCTGGCAAATTTCTTAAAAACCAAAAAAAGTAAAAATCCACTTCTCGTGGGTTGCGATGTGTATCGTCCGGCGGCTATAGATCAGCTACATGTGGTAGGCGACCAAATAGGTGTTGAAGTATATTCCGATAAGGGGAATAGCGACCCGATTGCCATTGCAAAAGCCGGCGTCGCCCATGCCAAGGCAAATGGAAAAAATGTGGTCATCATCGATACGGCTGGTCGTTTGGCGGTAGATGAAAAAATGATGGATGAGATTTCCAACATCCACAAGGCCATAAATCCAGAGGAAACACTTTTTGTAGTCGATGCAATGACCGGCCAGGACGCCGTGAACACTGCAAAGGCTTTCAACGATATCCTGAATTTTGATGGTGTCATACTCACGAAGTTGGATGGCGATACCCGTGGGGGTGCTGCCATTTCGATCAAATCGGTAGTAGACAAACCGATAAAGTTCATTGGTACGGGCGAAAAGATGGAAGCCATCGATGTTTTCTACCCTGCCCGTATGGCCGAGCGTATTTTGGGAATGGGCGATGTAATTTCGCTTGTTGAACGTGCCCAAGAGCAGTTCGATGAAGAGGAAGCGAGAAAAATCCAGAAGAAGATTGCCAAGAACAAGTTTGGTTTTGATGACTTCCTCAGTCAAATACAGCAGATCAAGAAGATGGGGAACATCAAAGACCTGATGGGTATGATTCCGGGTGCAGGAAAGGCGTTAAAGGGTCTGGATATCGATGATGATGCCTTTAAGCATATCGAGGCCATTATCCACTCGATGACACCGGACGAGCGTTCCACACCATCAAAGTTGAACGCCAGCCGCAAGAAACGAATAGCCAAAGGCAGTGGGCGCGATGTACAGGAGGTCAACCAACTCTTAAAGCAGTTCGACCAAATGAGCAAGATGATGAAAATGATGCAAGGCGGTGGCGGTAAAAAAATGATGCAGATGATGGGCGGTATGAAGGGGATGCGTTAA
- a CDS encoding RNA polymerase sigma factor: MDNVCEDGVFAKIFKANSKTVFNYIYYKFGNEEKAHDAVQEAFLKLWENCAKVAPEKAKAFVYTVANNTYLNVIKAEKVRLKYADKTLKNTNETPEFVLEQQEFQQKLDNALNSLPENQRVVFLLNRIDGKKYKEIAVMEGVSVKAIEKRMHLALKSLRAKIDGI, from the coding sequence ATGGACAACGTATGTGAAGATGGCGTGTTCGCCAAAATCTTCAAAGCCAATTCCAAAACGGTTTTCAACTACATTTATTATAAGTTCGGTAATGAGGAAAAAGCCCACGATGCCGTTCAGGAGGCTTTTCTTAAACTATGGGAAAATTGTGCAAAAGTAGCACCAGAAAAGGCAAAGGCTTTTGTCTATACCGTTGCCAATAATACCTATCTAAATGTCATCAAGGCCGAAAAGGTACGATTGAAGTACGCCGATAAAACACTCAAAAATACCAACGAGACCCCTGAATTCGTGTTGGAACAGCAAGAATTTCAGCAAAAACTGGACAATGCCCTAAACAGTTTGCCCGAAAACCAGCGGGTCGTTTTTTTATTGAATCGCATTGATGGAAAGAAATACAAGGAAATAGCTGTCATGGAAGGCGTGTCTGTAAAGGCAATTGAAAAGCGGATGCATTTGGCGTTGAAATCGCTACGGGCGAAGATTGACGGGATATGA
- a CDS encoding FecR family protein has protein sequence MQENYLAKWLNNELTEEELAEFKNSDEYATYKRIIEVSDTLQGPDFSAEEALSAIRNKRILEAPKVVQLHPFKRFMKVAAVAAILIVGAYFYLNTLDKTVSTEYAQRADVTLPDASEIALNVDSKVSFSENNWDEERKVRLEGEAFFKVAKGKKFTVATKAGDITVLGTQFNVEHRKDFFEVSCFEGLVSVSFKGMETEIPAGASFFAVNGKIKEHEIQKNSAPSWMNDESTFKSIPLRYVLDEFQRQHNIIVTTENIDTSQLYTGTFSNSDAMLALKSISVPSQIKFKFEGNKVLFYAEDAP, from the coding sequence ATGCAAGAAAATTATTTGGCGAAATGGCTCAATAACGAGCTCACCGAGGAAGAACTCGCGGAATTCAAAAACTCCGACGAGTATGCCACTTATAAGCGTATCATCGAGGTTTCCGACACCTTACAAGGACCCGATTTTAGCGCTGAGGAAGCCCTATCGGCCATTCGGAACAAGCGTATACTCGAGGCACCAAAGGTGGTGCAACTACACCCTTTTAAGCGCTTTATGAAAGTTGCGGCAGTTGCCGCTATCCTTATCGTAGGTGCTTACTTTTATTTGAATACCCTCGATAAGACCGTTAGCACAGAATATGCACAGCGCGCTGATGTTACGCTTCCCGATGCCTCCGAAATCGCTTTGAATGTAGATTCAAAAGTTTCGTTCAGTGAAAATAACTGGGACGAAGAACGCAAGGTGCGTCTAGAAGGTGAAGCGTTTTTCAAGGTGGCGAAAGGTAAAAAATTCACCGTAGCTACAAAAGCGGGTGATATTACCGTGCTGGGCACACAATTCAATGTAGAACACCGTAAGGACTTTTTTGAGGTCAGCTGTTTTGAAGGCTTGGTCAGTGTCTCTTTTAAAGGGATGGAAACCGAAATTCCGGCAGGTGCTTCTTTTTTTGCCGTGAACGGTAAAATCAAAGAACACGAGATTCAAAAGAATAGTGCACCTTCTTGGATGAATGATGAAAGTACATTTAAAAGTATTCCGCTCCGGTATGTTCTCGATGAATTTCAAAGACAGCATAATATTATCGTAACTACCGAAAACATTGATACGAGTCAACTATACACAGGCACCTTTAGCAATTCGGATGCTATGCTTGCCTTAAAAAGCATCAGTGTTCCTTCCCAAATAAAGTTTAAATTTGAGGGGAACAAAGTGCTTTTCTATGCCGAAGACGCCCCATAA